The Candidatus Limnocylindrales bacterium genome segment CGCGGGATCGGGCCCGTCCGTTCCGTTTGTTTTCTTCTTTCCCGCGGTGATCGCCGCGGGCTCTCGCCTGTCGCAGCACTGTCGCTTCCCGCGGCGTCCATCGCGCCGGCGCGTTTTGCACTCCTTCGCATTTTCCCACATCTTCGCGCATCTGCGTCGCTGCTGCCGGCCGCTCGTGGCTGCGCGTAAGCGGACCCGGAAAGCGAGTGAGGTGATCGGGAATGTCGGGCGAGAACGAGATCGTTCTGGTCGGGGTCGGGCAGTGCGTCCAGCGTGATGCGGCGCCGGACCATGCGCGCGATCCGGTCGCGCTCATGGCCGATGCCGCTCGCCTCGCCGCGGACGATTCGACGCTTGGCCCGCGGCTGCTCTCGCAGCTCAGTCTCGTCGCAACCGTGGACACGTTCGCGTGGCAGCCGGCCTGTGCGCCGGGGCTTCTGGCCGAGGCCATCGGTGCCACGCCGTCGCGTCTGGTGCAGTCGACTGTCGGCGGGAATACGCCGCAGGCCTACGTGAACTGGCTTGCCGGCGAGATCCGAAGCGGAAAGGCGGGCGGCGCGTGCCTTATCGCCGGCGTCAACGTCGTCGCAAGCATGATGAAGGCGCGCGCGGCGGGAGTCCGTCTCGCGTGGCCGACCGGCGGCGGTGGTGCTCCGGAGCGTTTCGGCGACGAGCGGCCCGGCGGCACCGACGACGAGAACGCGCACGGCCTGTTCCTGCCGTCGAACACGTATCCGTTGTTCGAGAACGCCGTGCGCGCACGGCGGGGTCTTTCGGTCCGCGAGCACAGCCTCGCCATCGGCCGCATGTTTTCGCGCTTCACCGACGTTGCGGCGAAGAATCCGATTTCGTGGTTTCCCGTGCGGCGCAGCGCGGAAGAGCTCGCGACGCCGTCCGAGAACAATCGCTGGGTTTCGTTTCCGTACACCAAGTACCTGAACGCGGTGATGGCTGTCGATCAGTCCGCTGCAGTCATCCTGATGAGCGCAGCCGAAGCCGACAGGCTCGGCGTACCGAAGGATCGCCGGGTGTGGTTCCTCGGCGGCGGCGCCGCAAGCGAAGATCCGTGGAACGTCAGCGAGCGTCCCCGCTTCGACGCGTGTCCGTCGATGAAGTTCGCGGCCGAGCAGGCGATGGCGAAGGCCGGAACGACGGTCGCCGACCTCGATTTCTTCGATCTGTACTCGTGCTTTCCGGTCGCGGTCGAGCTTGCGTGCGAAGGTCTCGGCATCGCCGAGGATGATCCTCGCGGCCTGACGCTCACCGGCGGACTGCCGTATTTCGGAGGACCGGGAAACAACTATTCGCTGCACGGCATCGCTGCGATGGTCGAAGCGCTGCGATCCAGGCCCGGGGCAAACGGACTCGTCACCGCCAATGGATGGTATCTGACCAAGCATGCGGCCGGCGTTTATTCGAGCGCGCCGCCGTCACGCCCCGCGCTCGCCGAGCCGCCCGCGAGCGCTTCGCGGCACGAAGGGCAGCCGGTCGAAGTCGCGAAGGAACCGAGCGGAAAGGCAGTCGTCGAGACCTACACTGTCGTCTGCGGAAAGTCGGGCGAGCCGCAGACGGGCATCGTACTCGGCCGTCTCGCAACCGGCGCGCGCTTCCTCGCGCACACACCGGACGATCCGGCGCTTCTCGAAGAATGGATGACGAACGAGGCCATCGGGCGTCGCGGCAGCGTACGGGCCGGCTCGCCGGTCAACGTGTTCACGCCCGAATAGGCAAAAGGCCCGAATGCACCAGCCGCATCCATCCACGTTTCCGATGAGTACCGACGGTTATCGCACCGAGATCGCCGGTCTTTCGGTGGTCGAAATCGCGCAGCGCTTCGGCACTCCGACGTTCGTCTACGATGCGGCGACGATCGCGGCACGCGTGCGCAGCCTGGCGCGCTTCGACGTCGTGCGATACGCGCAGAAGGCCTGCTCGAACATTGCCGTGCTCGATCTGGTCCGGCGCGAAGGCGCGCTCGTCGATGCAACCAGCGCGGGCGAAATGCACCGCGCGTTCGCGGCGGGATACGAAGCCGCCGGAAATCCGCCGCCCATCGTCTACACCGCCGACATCTTCGATCGCGACTCGCTCGACTCGGTCGTGGAGAACGGCGTCCACGTCAACTGCGGATCGGCCGACATGATCGACCAGTACGCCGCACGGCGCGGCGATGGCCAGGTCACGCTTCGGATCAATCCCGGGTTCGGCCACGGGCACAGCCGCAAGACCAACACCGGCGGCGATCACTCCAAGCACGGCATCTGGCACGAGGATCTTCCCGAAGTTCTCGGACGCGCAGCTGCGCTCGGCATCCGCATATCGGGGCTGCACGTGCACATCGGTTCCGGCAGCGACCTCGAGCATCTCTCGCAGGTCGCGAGCGCGATGGAGAAGCTCGCGCTGCGCGTCGGGCCGCAGCTCGAGTCGATCAGCGCAGGCGGCGGACTGCCGGTTCCGTACAAGTCCGGCGATCCGGCAATGGATGTCGACGCGTACTTCGGCTTGTGGGATGCCGCCCGCCGCAGAATCGCGGCCGAGCTCGGCCACGAGATCCGCCTCGAGATCGAGCCGGGCCGCTACCTTGTTGCCGACAGCGGCTTCCTCGTGACCGAAGTGCGCGCGACCAAGCGCATGGGCACCAACCGCTTCTGTCTGGTCGATGCGGGCTTCAACAATCTCGTCCGTCCGGCCATGTACGGATCGTATCATCCGATGGCACTGGCCCCGTCCGACGGCGCCGCCGATCTTCCTCCCGGCGACTGTGTGATCGGCGGACCGCTTTGTGAATCGGGCGACATCTTTACGCAGGGCGTAGACGGCGTCGTCGGCCACGTCCGGCTGCCGCAGCCGAGGATCGGCGACTTTCTCGTCATCGGCGTTGCCGGCGC includes the following:
- the lysA gene encoding diaminopimelate decarboxylase; the encoded protein is MSTDGYRTEIAGLSVVEIAQRFGTPTFVYDAATIAARVRSLARFDVVRYAQKACSNIAVLDLVRREGALVDATSAGEMHRAFAAGYEAAGNPPPIVYTADIFDRDSLDSVVENGVHVNCGSADMIDQYAARRGDGQVTLRINPGFGHGHSRKTNTGGDHSKHGIWHEDLPEVLGRAAALGIRISGLHVHIGSGSDLEHLSQVASAMEKLALRVGPQLESISAGGGLPVPYKSGDPAMDVDAYFGLWDAARRRIAAELGHEIRLEIEPGRYLVADSGFLVTEVRATKRMGTNRFCLVDAGFNNLVRPAMYGSYHPMALAPSDGAADLPPGDCVIGGPLCESGDIFTQGVDGVVGHVRLPQPRIGDFLVIGVAGAYGFSMSSNYNSKPLAAEVMIIDGRAHLVRARQGLDDLIRGERLPAI
- a CDS encoding acetyl-CoA acetyltransferase → MSGENEIVLVGVGQCVQRDAAPDHARDPVALMADAARLAADDSTLGPRLLSQLSLVATVDTFAWQPACAPGLLAEAIGATPSRLVQSTVGGNTPQAYVNWLAGEIRSGKAGGACLIAGVNVVASMMKARAAGVRLAWPTGGGGAPERFGDERPGGTDDENAHGLFLPSNTYPLFENAVRARRGLSVREHSLAIGRMFSRFTDVAAKNPISWFPVRRSAEELATPSENNRWVSFPYTKYLNAVMAVDQSAAVILMSAAEADRLGVPKDRRVWFLGGGAASEDPWNVSERPRFDACPSMKFAAEQAMAKAGTTVADLDFFDLYSCFPVAVELACEGLGIAEDDPRGLTLTGGLPYFGGPGNNYSLHGIAAMVEALRSRPGANGLVTANGWYLTKHAAGVYSSAPPSRPALAEPPASASRHEGQPVEVAKEPSGKAVVETYTVVCGKSGEPQTGIVLGRLATGARFLAHTPDDPALLEEWMTNEAIGRRGSVRAGSPVNVFTPE